The proteins below come from a single Xiphophorus couchianus chromosome 20, X_couchianus-1.0, whole genome shotgun sequence genomic window:
- the pank4 gene encoding 4'-phosphopantetheine phosphatase isoform X2, translated as MAECGRVDSNTSSHTMDKSITLPPDEIFRNMENAKRFAIDIGGSLTKLAYYSTVQHKVAKVRSFDHSTKEAAGDKLYEIAVQEEVTARLHFIKFENAYIETCLDFIKDHLVNTETKVIKATGGGAHKFKELIERKLGLKVDKEDEMTCLIKGCNFVLKNIPHEAFVYAKHADSEFRFQTTNPDIFPYLLVNIGSGVSIVKVESEDKFERIGGSSIGGGTFWGLGALLTKTKRFDELLQLASKGQHSSVDMLVKDIYGGSYACLGLTGDLIASSFGKSATADKEFSNEDMAKSLLHMISNDIGQLACLYAKLHNLSRVYFGGFFIRGHPVTMHTITYSINFFTKGEVQALFLRHEGYLGAIGAFLKGAEEDNPNQYSWGENYAGSSGLMSVSPDMNPMQRARSGTFDMLEMDRLDRQLVNLPLLQDPSSYIPDTVDLTEDAQAREYWLYCFEEALDGVVKRAVASQPDIPEAAERAEKFRQKYLHKLQTLRHQPFAYGSLTVRSLLDTREHCLNEFNFPDPYSKIKERENDIALKYYQKAVKSLEELSWEDRQFALVRGVLAGNVFDWGAKAVSEVLESNPEFGFEEAKRRLEDRPWLVDSFDQWLERLKGPPHRCALFFVDNSGVDIILGVIPFVRELLFRGTEVVLASNSGPALNDVTNSELQILTERIAAMDPVIDSALREDRLTLVQNGSSSPCLDLSRLDKVLAMLVRERQTDLVIIEGMGRAIHTNYYAMLSCESLKMAVIKNSWLADRLGGKLFSVVFKYEVPAGKSH; from the exons ATGGCGGAATGTGGTCGAGTTGACAGCAACACAAGTAGTCACACCATGGATAAAAGCATTACCCTTCCACCGGATGAAATTTTCCGTAATATGGAGAATGCGAAGCGCTTTGCCATAGACATAG GTGGATCTCTGACTAAGCTTGCTTACTACTCTACTGTTCAACACAAGGTGGCCAAAGTACGATCATTCGACCACAGCACAAAG GAAGCAGCAGGCGACAAGCTGTATGAAATAGCTGTACAGGAAGAGGTCACAGCTCGCCTGCATTTTATCAAGTTTGAAAATGCCTACATTGAGACGTGCTTGGACTTTATCAAAGACCACCTGGTCAACACCGAGACCAAAGTCATTAAAGCTACAGGTGGAGGGGCGCACAAGTTTAAAGAGCTAATAGAAAGGAAACTTGGGCTCAA AGTGGACAAAGAGGATGAGATGACCTGTCTCATCAAGGGCTGTAATTTTGTGCTGAAGAACATCCCTCATGAGGCTTTCGTTTATGCCAAACATGCTGACTCAGAGTTCCGCTTTCAGACCACTAATCCTGACATCTTCCCCTACCTGCTTGTGAACATCGGCTCAGGGGTCTCAATAGTCAAG GTTGAATCAGAGGACAAATTTGAGCGAATAGGTGGAAGCTCAATAGGCGGTGGGACATTCTGGGGCCTTGGAGCGTTGCTCACCAAGACAAAG AGATTTGATGAGTTACTACAGTTGGCCTCTAAAGGACAGCATTCAAGCGTCGATATGCTTGTCAAAGACATCTACGGAGGATCTTATGCATGTTTGGGGTTGACTGGAGACCTTATAGCAAGTAGTTTTGGGAAGTCTGCAACAGCTGACAAAG AGTTCTCTAACGAAGACATGGCCAAGAGTTTACTCCATATGATCAGCAACGATATCGGACAGCTAGCCTGTCTGTACGCCAAACTCCACAACCTGTCCCGAGTGTACTTTGGAGGCTTCTTTATCAGAGGACACCCTGTCACCATGCACACAATAACTTATAGCATCAATTTCTTTACAAAG GGTGAAGTTCAGGCTTTGTTTTTGAGACATGAAGGCTATCTTGGAGCCATTGGAGCTTTTCTCAAAGGAGCAGAGGAAGATA atccAAACCAGTACAGCTGGGGTGAAAACTATGCAGGAAGCTCCGGTTTGATGAGTGTCTCTCCTGACATGAATCCAATGCAGCGTGCTCGCAGTGGAACT TTTGACATGTTAGAGATGGACCGTCTGGATAGACAGCTGGTGAATTTGCCTCTACTCCAGGATCCTTCCTCCTACATCCCCGACACAGTCGACCTCACAGAGGACGCTCAGGCCCGGGAATACTGGCTATACTGCTTTGAAGAAGCTTTAGATGGG GTGGTGAAGAGAGCTGTAGCAAGCCAGCCGGACATACCAGAGGCAGCCGAGCGAGCTGAGAAGTTTCGTCAGAAGTATCTACACAAACTTCAAACTCTGCGCCATCAGCCATT TGCTTATGGATCCCTCACTGTCAGAAGTCTGTTAGACACGAGGGAACACTGTTTAAACGAGTTCAACTTTCCTGATCCCTACTCTAAG ATTAAAGAAAGGGAAAACGACATTGCTCTCAAGTACTACCAGAAAGCAGTGAAGTCCTTGGAGGAGCTGAGCTGGGAGGACAGACAGTTTGCTCTGGTTAGGGGCGTCTTGGCAGGGAATGTTTTTGACTGGGGAGCCAAGGCTGTGTCAGA GGTCCTGGAGTCTAACCCTGAGTTTGGATTTGAAGAAGCTAAACGACGATTAGAAG atCGGCCATGGCTTGTTGATTCTTTTGATCAGTGGCTCGAGAGATTAAAG GGTCCTCCTCATCGGTGTGCCTTGTTTTTTGTGGATAATAGTGGAGTAGACATCATTTTAGGAGTGATACCTTTTGTCAGAGAGCTTCTCTTTCGGGGCACAGAG GTTGTGTTAGCTAGTAATTCCGGTCCAGCTTTAAATGATGTAACAAACAGCGAACTTCAGATTCTGACAGAAAGAATCGCAGCAATGGATCCTGTGATTGA ctCTGCCCTGAGGGAGGACAGGCTGACATTAGTCCAGAATGGTTCCAGTTCTCCCTGTTTGGATCTGAG CCGCCTGGACAAGGTCCTGGCGATGTTGGTGAGGGAGCGGCAGACCGACTTGGTGATCATCGAGGGAATGGGTCGAGCCATCCACACCAACTACTATGCCATGCTCAGCTGTGAGAGCCTCAAGATGGCTGTCATCAAGAACTCATGGTTGGCCGACCGACTGGGAGGAAAACTCTTCAGTGTGGTTTTTAAATACGAGGTTCCAGCCGGAAAATCCCATTAG
- the pank4 gene encoding 4'-phosphopantetheine phosphatase isoform X1, with protein sequence MAECGRVDSNTSSHTMDKSITLPPDEIFRNMENAKRFAIDIGGSLTKLAYYSTVQHKVAKVRSFDHSTKEAAGDKLYEIAVQEEVTARLHFIKFENAYIETCLDFIKDHLVNTETKVIKATGGGAHKFKELIERKLGLKVDKEDEMTCLIKGCNFVLKNIPHEAFVYAKHADSEFRFQTTNPDIFPYLLVNIGSGVSIVKVESEDKFERIGGSSIGGGTFWGLGALLTKTKRFDELLQLASKGQHSSVDMLVKDIYGGSYACLGLTGDLIASSFGKSATADKEFSNEDMAKSLLHMISNDIGQLACLYAKLHNLSRVYFGGFFIRGHPVTMHTITYSINFFTKGEVQALFLRHEGYLGAIGAFLKGAEEDNPNQYSWGENYAGSSGLMSVSPDMNPMQRARSGTFPFDMLEMDRLDRQLVNLPLLQDPSSYIPDTVDLTEDAQAREYWLYCFEEALDGVVKRAVASQPDIPEAAERAEKFRQKYLHKLQTLRHQPFAYGSLTVRSLLDTREHCLNEFNFPDPYSKIKERENDIALKYYQKAVKSLEELSWEDRQFALVRGVLAGNVFDWGAKAVSEVLESNPEFGFEEAKRRLEDRPWLVDSFDQWLERLKGPPHRCALFFVDNSGVDIILGVIPFVRELLFRGTEVVLASNSGPALNDVTNSELQILTERIAAMDPVIDSALREDRLTLVQNGSSSPCLDLSRLDKVLAMLVRERQTDLVIIEGMGRAIHTNYYAMLSCESLKMAVIKNSWLADRLGGKLFSVVFKYEVPAGKSH encoded by the exons ATGGCGGAATGTGGTCGAGTTGACAGCAACACAAGTAGTCACACCATGGATAAAAGCATTACCCTTCCACCGGATGAAATTTTCCGTAATATGGAGAATGCGAAGCGCTTTGCCATAGACATAG GTGGATCTCTGACTAAGCTTGCTTACTACTCTACTGTTCAACACAAGGTGGCCAAAGTACGATCATTCGACCACAGCACAAAG GAAGCAGCAGGCGACAAGCTGTATGAAATAGCTGTACAGGAAGAGGTCACAGCTCGCCTGCATTTTATCAAGTTTGAAAATGCCTACATTGAGACGTGCTTGGACTTTATCAAAGACCACCTGGTCAACACCGAGACCAAAGTCATTAAAGCTACAGGTGGAGGGGCGCACAAGTTTAAAGAGCTAATAGAAAGGAAACTTGGGCTCAA AGTGGACAAAGAGGATGAGATGACCTGTCTCATCAAGGGCTGTAATTTTGTGCTGAAGAACATCCCTCATGAGGCTTTCGTTTATGCCAAACATGCTGACTCAGAGTTCCGCTTTCAGACCACTAATCCTGACATCTTCCCCTACCTGCTTGTGAACATCGGCTCAGGGGTCTCAATAGTCAAG GTTGAATCAGAGGACAAATTTGAGCGAATAGGTGGAAGCTCAATAGGCGGTGGGACATTCTGGGGCCTTGGAGCGTTGCTCACCAAGACAAAG AGATTTGATGAGTTACTACAGTTGGCCTCTAAAGGACAGCATTCAAGCGTCGATATGCTTGTCAAAGACATCTACGGAGGATCTTATGCATGTTTGGGGTTGACTGGAGACCTTATAGCAAGTAGTTTTGGGAAGTCTGCAACAGCTGACAAAG AGTTCTCTAACGAAGACATGGCCAAGAGTTTACTCCATATGATCAGCAACGATATCGGACAGCTAGCCTGTCTGTACGCCAAACTCCACAACCTGTCCCGAGTGTACTTTGGAGGCTTCTTTATCAGAGGACACCCTGTCACCATGCACACAATAACTTATAGCATCAATTTCTTTACAAAG GGTGAAGTTCAGGCTTTGTTTTTGAGACATGAAGGCTATCTTGGAGCCATTGGAGCTTTTCTCAAAGGAGCAGAGGAAGATA atccAAACCAGTACAGCTGGGGTGAAAACTATGCAGGAAGCTCCGGTTTGATGAGTGTCTCTCCTGACATGAATCCAATGCAGCGTGCTCGCAGTGGAACT TTTCCT TTTGACATGTTAGAGATGGACCGTCTGGATAGACAGCTGGTGAATTTGCCTCTACTCCAGGATCCTTCCTCCTACATCCCCGACACAGTCGACCTCACAGAGGACGCTCAGGCCCGGGAATACTGGCTATACTGCTTTGAAGAAGCTTTAGATGGG GTGGTGAAGAGAGCTGTAGCAAGCCAGCCGGACATACCAGAGGCAGCCGAGCGAGCTGAGAAGTTTCGTCAGAAGTATCTACACAAACTTCAAACTCTGCGCCATCAGCCATT TGCTTATGGATCCCTCACTGTCAGAAGTCTGTTAGACACGAGGGAACACTGTTTAAACGAGTTCAACTTTCCTGATCCCTACTCTAAG ATTAAAGAAAGGGAAAACGACATTGCTCTCAAGTACTACCAGAAAGCAGTGAAGTCCTTGGAGGAGCTGAGCTGGGAGGACAGACAGTTTGCTCTGGTTAGGGGCGTCTTGGCAGGGAATGTTTTTGACTGGGGAGCCAAGGCTGTGTCAGA GGTCCTGGAGTCTAACCCTGAGTTTGGATTTGAAGAAGCTAAACGACGATTAGAAG atCGGCCATGGCTTGTTGATTCTTTTGATCAGTGGCTCGAGAGATTAAAG GGTCCTCCTCATCGGTGTGCCTTGTTTTTTGTGGATAATAGTGGAGTAGACATCATTTTAGGAGTGATACCTTTTGTCAGAGAGCTTCTCTTTCGGGGCACAGAG GTTGTGTTAGCTAGTAATTCCGGTCCAGCTTTAAATGATGTAACAAACAGCGAACTTCAGATTCTGACAGAAAGAATCGCAGCAATGGATCCTGTGATTGA ctCTGCCCTGAGGGAGGACAGGCTGACATTAGTCCAGAATGGTTCCAGTTCTCCCTGTTTGGATCTGAG CCGCCTGGACAAGGTCCTGGCGATGTTGGTGAGGGAGCGGCAGACCGACTTGGTGATCATCGAGGGAATGGGTCGAGCCATCCACACCAACTACTATGCCATGCTCAGCTGTGAGAGCCTCAAGATGGCTGTCATCAAGAACTCATGGTTGGCCGACCGACTGGGAGGAAAACTCTTCAGTGTGGTTTTTAAATACGAGGTTCCAGCCGGAAAATCCCATTAG
- the LOC114134925 gene encoding transcription factor HES-5-like, translating into MAPTIPAAMTNSQEHLTLNHKLRKPLVEKLRRERINSSIEQLKSLLGPEFLKQQPDSKLEKADILEMTVCFLRRLQQQQHPHLNAGAADQGYSRCFQEVVHFLSKDDLKTQSQRRLLNHMNQLQSSSERNLKDNFPINSTTQASIKKKSPANSSLWRPW; encoded by the exons ATGGCACCTACAATCCCTGCAGCAATGACCAACTCACAGGAGCATCTGACTCTGAACCACAAG CTGAGAAAGCCTCTGGTGGAAAAGTTGCGCAGAGAGCGAATCAACAGCAGCATTGAGCAACTAAAGTCTCTCCTGGGTCCAGAGTTCCTCAAACAGCAACCAGACTCCAAGCTGGAGAAAGCAGACATCCTGGAGATGACAGTTTGCTTCCTGAGACggcttcagcagcagcagcatccacaTTTGAATGCAGGAGCTGCTGATCAGGGCTACTCCAGATGTTTCCAAGAGGTGGTGCACTTCCTGTCCAAAGATGATCTGAAGACACAGTCCCAAAGAAGATTGCTGAACCACATGAACCAGCTGCAGTCTTCCTCTGAGAGGAATCTGAAAGACAATTTTCCTATCAATTCCACAACCCAGGCCTCTATTAAGAAAAAGAGCCCAGCCAACAGCTCCCTCTGGAGGCCATGGTAA
- the LOC114134864 gene encoding transcription factor HES-5-like yields MKPAEIRFSLQRPQQHRDPTMAPAITAAMTSSQEHLMLNHKLRKPQVEKLRRERINSSIEQLKSLLLGAEFLKQQPDSKLEKADILEMTVCFLRQLQKQHPDVDSGAVELGYSRCVQETVHFLSKDEVKTQSQRKLLKHFSTMQSFSMKILRKADFSPQSSTEQGSVSKDKNPLHSPLWRPW; encoded by the exons ATGAAGCCAGCAGAGATCAGATTCTCTCTACAGAGACCTCAACAGCACAGAGATCCAACCATGGCACCAGCAATCACTGCAGCAATGACCAGCTCTCAGGAGCATCTGATGCTGAACCACAAG CTCAGAAAACCTCAGGTGGAGAAACTACGCAGAGAGCGAATCAACAGCAGTATCGAACAGCTCAAGTCTCTCCTGCTGGGTGCCGAGTTCCTGAAACAGCAGCCAGACTCCAAGTTGGAGAAAGCAGACATCCTGGAGATGACTGTTTGCTTCCTGAGACAACTGCAGAAGCAGCATCCAGATGTGGACTCAGGGGCTGTTGAGCTGGGGTATTCCAGATGTGTTCAAGAGACTGTGCACTTCCTGTCCAAAGATGAAGTGAAGACACAGTCCCAAAGAAAACTTCTGAAGCATTTCAGCACGATGCAGTCTTTCTCCATGAAGATCTTGAGAAAAGCAGACTTCTCTCCTCAGAGCTCAACAGAGCAAGGTAGTGTCAGTAAAGACAAGAATCCGCTCCACAGCCCCCTCTGGAGGCCGTGGTAG